Proteins from one Blattabacterium cuenoti genomic window:
- a CDS encoding lysophospholipid acyltransferase family protein, whose amino-acid sequence MDFHSFFLKTNEKKKSTLFRDAFGNLHFIKRFLIFTFGCISYNRYNGFNQLQLKGTEYIKDLPDKKVLFVSNHQTYFADVFAMFHVFCSVKNGFVNSIKNPIYLLNPKVNLYYVAAKETMNKGFLTKLFIYSGGITVKRAWKKGENKVSQSENISEITRMGIAINDGWLITFPQGTTQEFAPGRRGIVHVIRKYNPIVVPIVIDGFQKAYDKKGIRIKKKGILQKMKFKKPIQLDIKKDSTENIMEKIMDAIEQSPKYYRKKIHK is encoded by the coding sequence GTGGATTTTCATTCATTTTTTTTAAAAACCAATGAAAAAAAAAAAAGTACTCTTTTTAGAGACGCATTCGGAAATTTACATTTTATAAAACGTTTTTTAATTTTCACTTTTGGTTGCATTTCCTATAATCGTTATAATGGATTTAATCAACTACAATTAAAGGGGACAGAATATATTAAAGATCTACCTGATAAAAAAGTTCTATTTGTCTCTAATCATCAAACTTATTTTGCAGATGTATTCGCTATGTTTCATGTTTTTTGTAGTGTAAAAAATGGATTTGTAAATAGCATAAAAAACCCAATTTATCTTCTAAACCCAAAAGTTAATTTGTATTATGTGGCGGCTAAAGAAACTATGAATAAGGGGTTTTTAACAAAATTATTTATTTATTCTGGAGGTATCACTGTAAAAAGAGCATGGAAAAAAGGAGAAAACAAAGTAAGTCAGTCAGAGAATATATCTGAAATAACTCGTATGGGAATAGCTATTAATGATGGATGGCTAATTACCTTTCCACAAGGTACGACTCAAGAATTTGCACCAGGACGAAGAGGAATTGTTCATGTAATTAGAAAATATAATCCTATCGTTGTACCTATTGTAATAGATGGATTTCAAAAGGCTTATGACAAAAAAGGAATTCGAATTAAAAAAAAAGGGATATTACAGAAAATGAAATTTAAAAAACCTATTCAATTAGATATAAAAAAAGATTCTACTGAAAACATTATGGAAAAAATTATGGATGCTATAGAACAATCTCCTAAATATTATAGAAAAAAAATTCATAAATAA
- the alaS gene encoding alanine--tRNA ligase — MKYKLIKDTFLSFFQKKEHKIIPSFPIYSNNDPTLFFINAGMNPFKDYFLGHMKPDYSRIVNVQKCLRVTGKHNDLENVGYDNYHHTMFEMLGNWSFGDYSRKEAIEWAWELLIDVYNIPEENIYVSIFIGDKKEGLFMDDETFKCWKNLIKKDNILFFGKEENFWEMGLTGPCGPCSEIHIDLRNEKEKKFLPGKNLVNKNHPRVIEIWNLVFIEFLRKSDGILEKLSKKHVDTGMGLERLCTVLQGKFSSYETDIFYPIIQTIKEFLGKIYKEDFHQKVSIHIIADHLRSIVFSISDGILPSNNGAGYVIRRIIRRSIIYANRFLYQKGPFIYQFVDFLVNNMENDFPELENKEEHIKNVILEEELSFLRVIEQGNQKIQHIIEKTKQKNEIIVDGKTIFQLYDTYGFPMRLSKILIEKNNMSIDEKAFHEKLLEQRNRSKKGYIKKKDWIKVHDHQFINGNISLVGFIGYDTIKCEILIVKYRKVENILEKTHYYELVFSKTPFYPEGGGQLGDNGIIKNENDEIHIFNTKKENSIIIHYTKKLPSNVSSHFHAIVNQNRRSEIEKNHTSTHLLHFSLKDVLGNHIQQKGSYVGDEYLRFDFSHYKKISLEELHRIENMVQKLIFSDLPLEERNFSSLQEARKNRSISDTFENKYKKGVRVITFGDSSELCIGTHVRHTGLIQIFKIISETSVSYGIRRIKAITSKKAIQYLKSIHDQYQSLKEMMKYPESPLKNFIDLQKHNKELKKEISKIRLQQVNRIKKEYSLKIIQLSSINYLYDIDLFQEKELDMNLVKKIVLDLRCEISNLFMIVGFLRGGKPVVFISISDSVIKSQNIHAHKIICRIASYIHGKYWGNSFFAAAIGTKKDGLNLILKDAKNIKNQINFDRYLKCLNLE, encoded by the coding sequence ATGAAATACAAATTGATAAAAGACACTTTTCTCAGTTTTTTTCAAAAAAAGGAGCATAAAATTATTCCTTCTTTTCCTATTTATTCAAATAATGATCCTACTCTTTTTTTTATCAATGCAGGAATGAATCCTTTTAAAGATTATTTTTTAGGTCACATGAAACCGGATTATTCTAGAATAGTAAACGTTCAAAAATGTCTTAGAGTAACTGGAAAACACAATGATTTGGAAAACGTAGGATATGATAATTACCATCATACTATGTTCGAGATGTTAGGAAATTGGTCTTTCGGAGATTATTCCAGAAAAGAAGCCATAGAATGGGCTTGGGAATTATTAATTGATGTTTATAATATTCCAGAAGAAAATATTTACGTATCTATTTTTATTGGAGACAAAAAGGAAGGATTATTTATGGATGACGAAACTTTCAAATGTTGGAAAAATTTAATAAAAAAAGATAATATTCTTTTCTTTGGAAAAGAAGAAAATTTTTGGGAAATGGGATTAACAGGTCCTTGCGGACCTTGTTCAGAAATTCATATAGATTTACGTAATGAAAAAGAAAAAAAATTTTTACCAGGAAAAAATCTTGTTAATAAGAATCATCCAAGAGTCATAGAAATTTGGAATCTTGTTTTTATAGAGTTTTTACGTAAATCAGATGGTATTTTAGAGAAACTTTCAAAAAAACATGTTGATACAGGGATGGGATTAGAAAGGTTATGTACAGTATTGCAAGGAAAATTTTCTAGTTATGAAACTGATATTTTTTATCCAATTATTCAAACCATTAAAGAATTTTTGGGAAAAATTTATAAAGAAGATTTTCATCAAAAAGTGTCTATACACATAATAGCAGATCATTTAAGATCTATTGTTTTTTCCATTTCCGATGGAATATTACCATCAAATAATGGAGCTGGCTATGTTATCAGAAGAATTATTAGAAGATCTATAATTTATGCAAATCGTTTTTTGTATCAAAAAGGACCTTTTATTTATCAATTTGTAGATTTTTTAGTAAACAATATGGAAAATGATTTTCCAGAATTGGAAAATAAAGAAGAACACATAAAAAATGTAATTTTGGAGGAAGAATTATCTTTTTTAAGAGTTATTGAACAAGGGAATCAAAAAATTCAACATATCATAGAAAAAACTAAACAAAAAAATGAAATCATTGTTGATGGAAAAACTATTTTTCAATTATATGACACTTATGGTTTCCCTATGAGATTATCAAAAATATTAATTGAAAAAAATAACATGTCAATTGATGAAAAAGCATTTCATGAAAAACTGTTAGAACAAAGAAATAGATCCAAAAAAGGATATATAAAAAAAAAAGATTGGATAAAAGTACATGATCATCAATTTATTAACGGAAATATTAGTCTTGTAGGATTCATAGGATATGATACAATAAAATGTGAAATTTTAATTGTAAAATACAGGAAAGTAGAAAATATACTAGAAAAAACTCATTATTATGAGTTAGTTTTTTCAAAAACTCCTTTTTATCCGGAAGGAGGAGGACAGTTAGGAGATAATGGAATCATAAAAAATGAAAATGATGAAATTCATATTTTCAATACTAAAAAAGAAAATTCCATTATTATACATTATACTAAAAAATTGCCTTCGAATGTTTCTTCTCATTTTCATGCTATAGTTAATCAAAATAGAAGATCAGAAATTGAGAAAAATCATACTTCTACTCATTTACTGCACTTTTCTTTGAAAGATGTATTAGGAAATCATATACAGCAAAAAGGTTCTTATGTAGGAGATGAATATTTACGATTTGATTTTTCTCATTATAAAAAGATAAGTCTTGAAGAATTGCATAGAATAGAAAATATGGTACAAAAATTAATTTTTTCTGATCTTCCTTTAGAGGAAAGAAATTTTTCATCCTTGCAAGAAGCTAGGAAAAATAGATCTATTAGTGATACATTCGAAAATAAATATAAGAAAGGAGTTAGAGTTATAACTTTTGGTGATTCATCTGAATTATGTATTGGTACACATGTAAGACACACTGGACTAATTCAAATTTTCAAGATAATATCAGAAACGTCTGTATCGTATGGAATACGAAGAATTAAAGCAATAACTTCGAAAAAAGCAATACAATACTTAAAATCAATTCATGATCAATATCAATCTCTAAAAGAGATGATGAAATATCCTGAATCTCCTTTAAAAAATTTTATTGATTTACAAAAGCATAATAAAGAATTAAAAAAAGAAATATCAAAAATACGGTTACAGCAAGTGAATAGAATCAAAAAAGAATATTCTCTAAAAATTATTCAATTATCTTCAATTAACTATTTATATGATATCGACCTTTTTCAAGAAAAAGAATTAGATATGAATCTTGTTAAGAAAATAGTTTTAGATTTAAGATGTGAAATATCTAATTTATTTATGATTGTTGGGTTTCTAAGGGGGGGGAAGCCAGTTGTATTTATATCTATTTCAGATTCTGTAATTAAAAGTCAAAATATTCATGCTCATAAAATCATATGTAGGATTGCATCTTATATACATGGTAAATATTGGGGAAATTCTTTTTTTGCAGCGGCTATAGGAACTAAAAAAGATGGATTGAATTTAATTTTGAAAGATGCAAAAAACATAAAAAATCAAATAAACTTTGATAGATATTTAAAATGTTTAAATTTGGAATAA
- a CDS encoding 2-oxoglutarate dehydrogenase E1 component, producing the protein MSDRYSFLNSIHLKNLEYLYNKYKKNPNSIEKSWRDFFHGFDFGEKNYKTVFSSKSNSQESYKKSFQSFHLKNDNNLINQEFLVYNLINAYRKRGHFFTHTNPIRERRKHFPSLDLENFSLSDKELDMSFEAGKLIGIGKNSLRNIIKYLKNIYCGSIGIEYMYISDPTKIQWIEQWFQKEKLQFSAEEKKFFLKKLNAAVAFENFIHTKFVGKKRFSIEGHESILPGLEEMVKYASRKYLTEDFIIGMSHRGRLNLLSNFFQKNYSQIFSEFQEKEYKEKTFSGDVKYHLGFSTIRKDYKEKYIKLNLVPNPSHLESVDAIVEGITRAKIDIIYNQNSNSEKIIPILIHGDAALAGQGIVYEVIQLSRLKGYKTGGTIHIILNNQIGFTTNYTEGRSSIYCSDVAKVILSPVLHVNADDVESVIRAIHFSVDFRMKYHEDVFIDLLGYRKYGHNEGDEPRFTQPSLYKAISKHTNSYNLYKEKLKREGVVSNDDIINMEKEYENILNIGYNKAKNIKWNVLNSFLEEEWKNVPIVSNHKDIFHTVDTRISMKRIIDISNKIFSLPNHKKFFRKTESIFQQRLEMISNQLVDWSMAELLAYATLLDEGFHIRLSGEDVARGTFSQRHAIVKTEEEEEIILLNNIRREQGKIQIFNSPLSEYGVLGFDYGYAMYSPHVLTLWEAQFGDFGNGGQIIIDQYISSGENKWKIKNGIVLLLPHGYEGQGPEHSSARVERYLQLCANNNLFVVNCTTPSNFYHLLRRQMKLKYRKPLIVFTPKSLLRNSKCLSQIKDLSEGKFVEILDDPSVQDTNQITKLIFCSGKIYYELLKKKESIKNENTALIRIEQIYPLKMERIKELLVTYKNKKEIFWVQEEPENMGLWSFILRKIGNIISFNLISPSESSSPSTGSYPDFLKIQNKILEKAFF; encoded by the coding sequence ATGAGTGATAGATATTCTTTTCTAAATTCCATTCATCTAAAAAATTTAGAATATCTATATAATAAGTATAAAAAAAATCCTAATTCAATAGAAAAAAGTTGGAGAGATTTTTTTCATGGATTTGATTTTGGAGAAAAAAACTATAAAACAGTTTTTTCATCAAAATCAAATAGTCAAGAAAGTTATAAAAAATCATTTCAATCATTTCATTTAAAAAATGATAATAATCTTATTAACCAGGAATTTTTAGTATATAATTTGATTAATGCTTACAGAAAAAGAGGTCATTTTTTTACTCATACAAACCCTATACGAGAAAGAAGAAAACATTTTCCTTCTTTGGATTTAGAAAATTTTTCCTTATCAGATAAAGAACTAGATATGTCTTTTGAAGCTGGAAAATTGATAGGAATTGGAAAAAATTCATTAAGAAATATAATCAAATATCTTAAAAATATTTATTGTGGGTCAATAGGAATAGAGTACATGTATATTTCAGATCCTACAAAAATTCAATGGATTGAACAATGGTTTCAAAAAGAAAAACTGCAATTTTCTGCAGAAGAAAAAAAGTTTTTTTTGAAAAAATTAAATGCAGCAGTTGCATTCGAAAACTTCATTCATACGAAATTTGTAGGTAAAAAAAGGTTTTCTATAGAAGGACATGAATCTATATTGCCTGGATTAGAAGAAATGGTAAAGTATGCATCCAGAAAATATTTGACAGAAGATTTTATAATTGGTATGTCACATAGAGGTCGTTTAAATCTTCTTTCTAATTTTTTTCAAAAAAATTATTCTCAAATATTTAGTGAATTTCAAGAAAAAGAATACAAAGAAAAAACTTTTTCTGGGGATGTAAAATATCATCTTGGATTTTCCACAATCAGAAAAGATTATAAAGAAAAATATATTAAACTGAATTTAGTACCTAATCCTTCACATTTAGAATCTGTAGACGCTATTGTGGAAGGAATTACACGTGCAAAAATAGATATCATTTATAATCAAAACAGTAATTCAGAGAAAATTATCCCTATTTTAATTCATGGAGATGCAGCATTAGCAGGTCAGGGTATTGTTTATGAAGTTATTCAACTATCTAGATTAAAAGGATACAAAACTGGAGGTACAATTCATATCATACTTAATAATCAAATAGGTTTCACTACAAATTACACTGAAGGACGTTCTAGTATTTATTGCAGTGATGTGGCAAAAGTTATACTTTCTCCAGTATTACATGTTAATGCAGATGATGTAGAGTCTGTCATACGAGCTATTCATTTTTCTGTAGATTTCAGGATGAAATATCATGAAGATGTTTTTATAGATTTGCTTGGATATAGGAAATATGGACATAATGAAGGAGATGAACCTAGATTCACTCAACCTTCTTTATACAAAGCTATTTCTAAACATACAAATTCTTATAACTTGTATAAAGAAAAATTAAAAAGAGAAGGAGTTGTTAGTAATGATGATATAATAAATATGGAAAAAGAATATGAAAACATTCTGAATATAGGATATAATAAAGCAAAGAACATAAAGTGGAATGTTTTGAATTCTTTTTTAGAAGAAGAATGGAAAAATGTTCCTATAGTATCTAATCATAAAGATATTTTTCATACAGTAGATACTAGAATTTCAATGAAAAGAATTATAGATATATCCAATAAAATTTTTTCTCTTCCCAATCATAAAAAATTTTTTAGAAAAACGGAATCTATTTTTCAACAAAGATTAGAAATGATTAGTAATCAATTAGTGGATTGGAGTATGGCGGAATTGCTTGCTTATGCTACACTTTTGGATGAAGGATTTCATATTCGTTTATCGGGAGAAGATGTAGCTAGAGGAACATTTTCTCAACGTCATGCAATTGTCAAAACAGAAGAAGAAGAAGAAATTATTCTTTTGAATAACATACGAAGAGAACAAGGAAAAATACAAATTTTTAATTCCCCTCTTTCAGAATACGGAGTATTAGGTTTTGATTATGGATACGCTATGTATTCTCCTCATGTTTTAACTTTATGGGAAGCTCAATTTGGAGATTTTGGAAATGGAGGACAAATTATAATAGATCAATATATCTCCTCCGGAGAAAACAAATGGAAAATTAAAAATGGAATTGTCTTATTGCTTCCTCATGGATATGAAGGACAAGGTCCAGAACATTCTTCTGCGCGCGTAGAACGTTATTTGCAACTTTGTGCTAACAACAATTTATTTGTGGTAAATTGTACTACTCCATCTAATTTTTATCATCTTCTAAGAAGACAAATGAAATTAAAATATCGTAAACCTCTTATAGTTTTTACTCCAAAAAGTTTACTTAGAAATTCCAAATGCTTATCTCAAATAAAAGATCTTTCTGAAGGAAAATTTGTTGAAATATTAGACGATCCTTCTGTGCAAGATACCAATCAAATAACTAAATTAATTTTTTGTTCTGGAAAAATATATTATGAATTGCTCAAAAAAAAAGAATCTATAAAAAATGAAAATACAGCATTGATTCGAATCGAACAAATTTATCCATTAAAGATGGAAAGAATTAAAGAATTACTTGTTACGTACAAAAACAAAAAAGAAATTTTTTGGGTTCAAGAAGAACCGGAAAACATGGGATTATGGAGTTTTATTTTAAGAAAGATAGGAAATATAATATCGTTTAATTTAATCTCTCCGTCTGAAAGTTCTAGTCCATCTACAGGGTCTTATCCAGATTTTTTAAAAATTCAGAATAAAATATTGGAAAAAGCTTTTTTTTGA
- the odhB gene encoding 2-oxoglutarate dehydrogenase complex dihydrolipoyllysine-residue succinyltransferase: MIIKVKVPSPGESITEVEVSTWFVKNGDYVDKGKTIAEIDSDKATLEISAEENGVITLMVKKGERIRVGDVLCLIDTSKSSKNQECAEKIPKKEKELYLENIKILSPASKKILKEKNIPIEYVKGTGKDGRITKADCILFQEEKNSFSEPLSVPRSKKITPLSSLRRKISERLVSIKNETATLTTFNEVDMQEIFIIRKKYKNVFQEKHGVHLGFMSFFILSCVRSLQRYPDVNAMISGEKKINFEYCDISIAISGPKGLMVPVIRNAENLSFREIEQEINNLSIRVQNGTISIDEMTGGTFTITNGGVFGSMLSTPIINPPQSAILGMHKIMERPVSIHGSIEIRPIMYLALSYDHRIIDGRESVGFLVSVKEHIENPIKFLMGGSEKNIPSVLEL, translated from the coding sequence ATGATAATAAAAGTAAAAGTGCCTTCTCCAGGAGAATCAATTACAGAAGTAGAAGTCTCCACATGGTTTGTGAAAAATGGAGATTATGTTGATAAAGGTAAAACAATAGCAGAAATAGATTCAGATAAAGCTACTTTAGAAATTTCCGCAGAAGAAAATGGAGTAATTACTTTAATGGTAAAAAAAGGAGAAAGAATAAGAGTTGGAGATGTTTTATGCCTTATTGACACTTCTAAAAGTTCTAAAAATCAAGAATGCGCAGAAAAAATTCCTAAAAAAGAAAAAGAGTTGTATTTAGAAAACATAAAAATTCTTTCTCCAGCTTCAAAAAAAATTTTAAAAGAAAAAAATATTCCTATAGAATATGTAAAAGGAACAGGAAAGGATGGTAGGATCACAAAAGCAGATTGTATTCTTTTTCAAGAAGAAAAAAACTCTTTTTCAGAACCTCTTTCAGTACCTAGATCCAAGAAAATAACACCTCTTTCTTCTTTGAGAAGAAAAATTTCTGAAAGATTAGTATCTATAAAAAATGAAACAGCTACACTGACTACATTCAATGAAGTTGATATGCAAGAAATTTTTATTATAAGGAAAAAGTACAAAAATGTTTTTCAAGAAAAACATGGAGTACACTTAGGATTTATGTCTTTTTTTATTCTTTCTTGTGTCAGATCTTTACAAAGGTATCCAGATGTTAATGCTATGATTAGTGGAGAAAAAAAAATTAATTTTGAATATTGTGATATTAGTATTGCTATATCTGGTCCTAAAGGGTTAATGGTCCCTGTTATCAGGAATGCGGAAAATTTATCATTTCGTGAAATAGAACAGGAAATTAATAATTTATCAATACGTGTTCAAAACGGAACAATTTCTATAGATGAAATGACAGGTGGTACATTTACTATTACTAACGGAGGTGTTTTTGGATCTATGTTGTCTACTCCAATAATCAATCCACCACAAAGTGCTATATTAGGAATGCATAAAATTATGGAAAGACCTGTATCTATTCATGGGTCTATTGAAATTCGTCCTATTATGTATTTAGCTTTATCCTATGATCATAGAATAATTGACGGACGGGAATCTGTTGGATTTTTAGTATCTGTTAAAGAACATATAGAAAATCCAATAAAATTTTTAATGGGAGGAAGTGAAAAAAATATTCCTAGTGTATTAGAATTGTAA
- a CDS encoding alpha/beta hydrolase: MLLKNQLSIKHIIKKPINGNGNESILFLMIHGYGSNEEDLFSFKKDLPNNFFIISIQGIYSLGTDKYSWYDIDFSNEKKFIDVLQAKKTIEKISFFIDEAIQEYQLKEDQVWLCGFSQGAILSYAIAFKRPNKIKKVIALSGYLERNILPEKINKNHYSNLEFFISHGKYDTIIPLNWTKKGLKFLKDNEILSFDYKEYESGHTLNSLNYQDLMNWIKKKHIYSK, encoded by the coding sequence ATGCTTTTAAAAAATCAACTTTCTATTAAACATATTATAAAAAAACCAATTAATGGTAATGGAAATGAAAGTATTCTTTTTTTGATGATTCACGGATATGGAAGTAACGAGGAAGATCTTTTTTCTTTTAAAAAAGATCTTCCTAATAACTTTTTCATAATTAGCATTCAAGGAATTTATTCTCTTGGAACAGACAAATATTCTTGGTATGATATTGATTTTTCAAATGAAAAAAAATTTATCGATGTTTTACAAGCTAAAAAAACAATTGAAAAAATATCTTTTTTTATAGATGAAGCTATTCAAGAATATCAGTTAAAAGAAGACCAAGTTTGGTTATGTGGATTTAGTCAAGGTGCTATTTTAAGTTATGCTATTGCTTTTAAAAGACCTAATAAAATAAAAAAAGTAATTGCTTTAAGTGGTTATTTAGAAAGAAATATTTTACCTGAAAAAATAAACAAAAATCATTATTCTAATTTGGAGTTCTTTATATCTCATGGAAAATATGACACAATCATACCTTTAAATTGGACCAAAAAAGGACTAAAGTTTCTTAAGGATAATGAAATACTTTCTTTCGATTATAAAGAATATGAATCGGGACATACTTTGAACAGTTTAAATTATCAAGATCTTATGAATTGGATTAAAAAAAAACATATTTATTCTAAATAA
- a CDS encoding ABC transporter ATP-binding protein — MIQAENIYKSFGKDEVIKGVNLFVKEGNIVCILGESGAGKSTLLHILGTLERPTIKKKLKTVLKINGKEVLSISDEELSIIRNQTIGFIFQTPQLLPEFTALENICLPGFINKKNKKNVKKKAKNLLNKLNLSKYENYKPEELSGGQKQRLSVARALINDPKVIFADEPSGNLDKKNADKLHNFFFLRKKLKQTFLIVTHNMQLADIADEQLKIENGKIYQIKK, encoded by the coding sequence ATGATTCAAGCTGAAAATATTTATAAATCTTTTGGAAAAGATGAAGTAATCAAAGGAGTGAATCTTTTTGTAAAAGAAGGAAATATAGTTTGTATTTTGGGAGAATCTGGAGCTGGAAAAAGTACTTTGTTACATATACTTGGAACTTTGGAAAGACCTACTATAAAAAAAAAATTAAAAACTGTTTTAAAAATAAATGGAAAAGAAGTATTATCTATTTCAGATGAAGAACTTTCTATTATAAGAAATCAAACGATAGGTTTTATTTTTCAAACTCCTCAACTTCTTCCTGAATTTACTGCATTAGAAAATATTTGTTTACCGGGGTTTATAAATAAAAAAAATAAAAAGAATGTAAAAAAAAAAGCTAAAAATTTATTAAACAAATTAAATCTTTCTAAATATGAAAACTATAAGCCAGAAGAACTATCTGGAGGACAAAAACAAAGGTTATCTGTAGCAAGAGCTTTAATTAATGATCCTAAAGTTATTTTTGCAGACGAACCTTCTGGAAATTTAGATAAGAAAAACGCAGATAAATTACATAATTTTTTCTTCCTTAGAAAAAAACTAAAACAAACTTTTTTAATTGTTACTCATAATATGCAATTAGCAGACATAGCTGATGAACAACTAAAAATAGAAAATGGAAAAATCTATCAAATAAAAAAATAA
- the sucC gene encoding ADP-forming succinate--CoA ligase subunit beta, which translates to MNLHEYQGRDILNSFSIQIPYGIIASSPEEAVKAAKIIFQRTEKKSLVIKAQIHAGGRGKSGGVQIVKTLDEVYEKSKNILGKFLVTSQTSKKGKLVRKILLSEDIYSYEFNPPREYYLSILLNRDIEKNMILYSKEGGMNIESLSKKNPEKIYTEKIDPILGLQLFQTRKIAFNLDMYNDSLKNFSSFLISLYEAYKACDALLLEINPLIKTFDNKIIPVDIKIVLDDNALFRNNKYFMIEDKEDVDILLEKEANEANLNFIKLEGNVGCMVNGAGLAMATMDMIKFCGGEPANFLDIGGSADNKRVEKAFSIILKDQSVKTILINIFGGIVRCDTVAKGIINSYSKIDHDIKIPVVIRLQGTNEKTAKEMLKKSSLPIYSADTLKDAADKIKNILHLN; encoded by the coding sequence ATGAATTTACATGAATACCAAGGTCGTGACATATTGAACTCTTTTTCAATTCAGATACCATATGGTATCATTGCTTCCTCTCCAGAAGAAGCTGTAAAAGCGGCAAAAATTATTTTTCAAAGAACTGAAAAAAAATCTTTGGTAATTAAAGCGCAAATACATGCAGGCGGACGTGGAAAGTCTGGTGGTGTTCAAATTGTGAAAACTTTAGACGAAGTTTATGAAAAATCAAAAAATATATTAGGAAAATTTTTAGTTACTTCACAAACTTCTAAAAAAGGAAAATTAGTTAGAAAAATTTTATTGTCTGAAGACATTTATTCTTACGAGTTCAATCCACCTAGAGAATATTATTTATCCATATTACTCAATCGTGATATAGAAAAAAATATGATTCTCTATTCCAAAGAAGGTGGAATGAATATAGAATCTCTTTCCAAAAAGAATCCAGAAAAAATATATACAGAAAAAATAGATCCAATATTAGGATTACAATTATTTCAAACTAGAAAAATTGCTTTTAATCTGGATATGTATAATGATTCATTAAAAAATTTTAGTTCTTTTTTAATTTCTCTTTATGAAGCTTATAAAGCCTGCGATGCTTTATTATTGGAAATAAATCCTTTAATAAAAACATTTGATAATAAAATCATTCCTGTAGATATAAAAATAGTATTGGATGATAATGCTTTGTTCCGTAATAACAAATATTTTATGATAGAGGATAAAGAAGATGTTGATATTCTTCTTGAAAAAGAAGCTAATGAAGCAAATTTGAATTTTATAAAATTAGAAGGAAATGTAGGATGTATGGTAAACGGAGCAGGATTAGCTATGGCTACAATGGATATGATTAAATTTTGTGGAGGAGAACCAGCTAATTTCCTAGATATAGGAGGTTCCGCGGACAATAAACGTGTAGAAAAAGCTTTTTCTATAATATTAAAAGATCAGTCTGTTAAAACAATATTGATTAATATATTTGGTGGAATAGTTCGTTGTGATACAGTAGCAAAAGGAATAATTAATTCATATTCTAAAATCGATCATGATATTAAAATTCCTGTAGTTATTCGTTTACAGGGTACAAATGAAAAAACAGCGAAAGAAATGCTTAAAAAAAGTTCACTACCTATTTATTCTGCTGATACATTAAAAGACGCTGCTGATAAAATTAAAAATATTTTACATCTAAATTAA